GTCCGGCTCTTTCCAGTTGATTCCGCTCTTCCATTCCTTGACCAGCGTTGCACCGGTGCAGACAGCGACGGACAGAACAATCATCGCGAACGAAAGCAGTCGAGGCATGAGGAATCCTTTAAGTCCAAAGGGACGTTGAAGAGATGGCAAAGTCTCATTCTAAACCGTCGCTCCCGCATGGCAAACCCGCTCCGGAGTTCTTCAGCGGCTCTTCATTCTCCAGCAGCCCAGGGAGCACTCGCCTGTGGTGTTTTTCGAGTCAACGAGGGTTGAGTAGCGTTGCTTCGAGGAGAATCGTCTGCGACCCGTGCATTTCCGTGCCGCTGCACCGGCTGCCAAGATGCTCCGCGACCTGCATGATTGAGAGGTCACAATATGTCGACATTTGCGGAAAAAAGGGGAGCTCGCTACGACGACTCATGGAAGCGCGCCTCGATGCACTTCATGATGTTCTCCAGGTGCGACTCCACAACTTCGTAGTACGCCTTCCGGCCGTCCTTCTCGCTGGTCAGAAAGCCGGTCCGCTGCATCAGGCGGAGATGTTCGGAAGCCATGTGGCTGGGGATTTCGCAGGCCTCGGCCAGCTCGCCGACCGTGAACCGCCCCTGCAGCAACATCTGAATGATCCGCAGTCGATGCGGATGGGCTAATGTCTTGAGGCACTCCGCAGCCTTTTCCATGGCCGGCAGTGGTGTCAGGACCAGGTGTTCCGCATTCTCACTCATTGTCGATTCTCACTCCTAATTCCGTGTACGATCAATCGTATCGGAAACTGTCGACATCTCAAATGAGCAGACGTTAATTTTTCGATTTCTCAGGGACAAATTGTTCAGTTGTCTGGAAGAAAAAAAGGCCGCCGAGTCGAAACTCCGCGGCCTCTGGGTGGAGTGCTGGTCGGCGATTACAGATTAAAGTCCATATTGTTCTCGCCTTTGTCGACCGTGACGGACTGTCCGCTGGAGTCGGGCGAGCGGAACTTCTCAGGAATGATGGCTGACGAATCCGGGGCCTTGTATTGACCGGCGGCTATCTGGTCCATCAATCGATCAGGATCGGTTTCCGGAGCGGCATCAGATCCCTGGGCGACAAAGCCAACGTTGTAGGAACCGACGATTGCTCGCGGAAAGGTATAAGTACCGTCGTCCCGGACCTGAGCGGAGGTCGCCGCACCGGTGTCAGGGTTAATCATCGTCATCACAGTTCCGGCAGGAGCCGGTTTCCCCTGAAGAGTGACCATGCCGGACAGAGAGCCGTATTCCCGGGGATCACTGGCTCCACAACCCGTGGCGATCCCCGCAGCGGCAAGCAGGCAGAGCGAAATCATCATTCGGGACATCGGAAATCACTTCCTCGAATCTAGTACGTTTTTGAGCAGAGACAGATGGGGACTACGTCAGCTGGTTTCCAGACAGAGACCGAAAACAAATTCAACATTCGACTGCAGGCGTTTGCAGGAGCAAACTCAGCATGGCAGAGGATTGGCGCCGATGCGACTGCAGGAGAAGCATGAAAATGCTCTAGTATTCGCCGACCGGCTGACGGTCGTCACGCAGGGCGAGTCGTTTCAGGGTGACCAGATCGACGTTGTCGCTGATAAAGGCCACGTGCCCATCGAGCAGAACGACCTGCACTCCGCCCTTGTGTCCCGACATCAGCGGATTATTGGCTCCGTGATTCTCTGCGACACCGGGCAGGGGATACGTTTTGTTGTTCGGTGCGTAGCGAATTGTTGTCAGGTTGAATTCACGACGCCGGTTTGCATCGTGATGCGTTCCCATCATCCAGCCGTGTGGAAAGCTTCCGTCCACAGAACGCGGAGTTCCGGTGGAGTCGAACGCGAAGTCAGAGCATTCACCGACGACGATGATATTGGACGTCCCGTCGACTGCTTCGGCGAAACGTCGGGCCCGTCCGCCGGTCGCGACGGAAGTTTCTCCCGTGGACCCGCCACCGGCCGGTCCAACGAGCATGCCGCCCGTCGATTTGATCCCGGTGTCAAAGAATCCTGGGCCCGAACCGCCACTGTTGCAGCACTGGTTGTGATTGTTGCCGACAACCTTGGCCTGAATCGCCGAGATCGTCGCATCATCTGCGGCCCCGGAAATCCCCACATACGACGCACGCATTGAATTCGCGCACGTGGCCGTGACTCGCTGCGGCAGCGGGGAACTGGGGCAGAGGAAGACCGAGATCAGAGTTTGTCCGTCGGTGCCAAGATTAGTGCACTGTCCGCTGTAACCCGAGTTGGCGAGGCTGAAGTCGAATTTGTCGTAGAGCGCGCTCTGTTCGACATAGGGCAGGAGGGCGGGCATCCACGAGATTCCCCATCCATTGCGGCTGTGATTACCCATCGGCAGCACGCTGTAGGTGTCATGATAGTTATGGAGCGCCAGTCCGATCTGCTTCAGATTGTTTTTGCAGGAACTGCGTCTGGCCGCCTCGCGGGCCTGTTGGACGGCGGGGAGCAGCAACGCCACCAGAATGGCGATGATCGCGATAACAACAAGCAGCTCGATGAGCGTGAACGCCGATCGGCGTCGTGATTGGTTCAGGGGAATCATGTCGAGTTCCTTCCGAAAAGAAATGAATAAATCGCTACTCCGCGAGATTGAAATCGATGGGGGCGTCCTGTCCTGCGACGACTTCTGCTTTCAGACCGGACGTTTCCGCATTGTTATAAACAGCTGGAATCTCCGACTTGATCGCTTCGAGATCTTCCGTCGAATTGCTTTCGGGAATGGTCTGCTTGGAGATGGAGACCCGATGCTCGCCGGGGACAGCTCCGTCGCCCGTTTCGAAGGTCGTCAGGGTGTAAATCCCCTCGGCATCAGTTCTGCCAGTCGCCGGACGACCGCTGTCCGGATAAAACGTGACACTGGCATCGGCTACCGGAGTTCCATCGAGCGTGACCAGGCCGGTCACGGGAACGGTGGAGGGGCGGGAATCACCGCAGCCTGCCGTAAAGAGCAAGGTGGCCAGGCACAGACTGAACACAGAATATCTCATCTTCACTTCTTCAATCAGTTGCAGGTAAAAGAACGTCACTGGGGTGCAAAAAACCGGGTATCAGAATTCGCCGATGCTTTCGCCGCCCGAGATTGTCGCCAGACTTCGATAAAGGTCATTGTCAATGTTCTCGCCGACGAATCTGACCGAACCATCCACGAGTGTGAACTGGGCTCCGCCTTTGTGTTCGCTGGCGAAACTGTAGTTGCGGGGCCAGTCTCCGATTCCATATTTGTTGGGCGGATAGTAATAGTTCAGCGGAACACCGGCTGTTGCGGTCGTCGCGTTCGGGTTCCACCACCAGGTGTGATTGCTGCCACCCGGGAGTGCTTCGCCAATCGCCAGCGTATTGCTGGTCCCGTCGGTCACATCCTTCATGAGTGTGACTGGCGAGGCGGAGTGATAGCCCGTGCGACGACCGATTAAGCCGTTGGGACCATCCAGTCCGTTGGGCTGATTCGGGTTGCGGCGACAGGTCACACAGACTACGCCAGTGTGATCGCCCCAGTTCCAGTTGCTTCCTGCGACGGCTTTGTAGTTATTCACGCCGTACGACGTCCCGGCGGACGGAGCATTGGCGCGGTTGGGGAGCAGGCCATTCTGCTTGAGCGGATCCGACGGACAGAGATAGGTCGCGATCGCAGTCTGTGCGGCGGCGTTATTGCCGGCGTCGGCCAGGTCGACATCGAAATTGATCGTGTCATACAGCGGTCCCTGTTCCATGAAGGGCAGCACGTAGGCCATCCACGAGAATCCCTCCTGGGTCCCTTCATTGAAGTTATGGTTCACCGTCCAGTTGATCGGGAACATGCTGTGCGTGTCGTGGTAGTTATGAAGAGCCAGTCCGAGTTGTTTCAGATTGTTCTTGCAACTACTGCGACGAGCCGCTTCCCGGGCCTGCTGGACGGCCGGGAGAAGCAGGGCGACCAGAATCGCAATAATCGCGATCACGACGAGAAGTTCGATAAGTGTAAACGCAGAACGACGGGGCAAAGCAGGACCATGTCTCATGGAAATTTCCTCTGCTGTGAAAGGACAATTTCGATGAATCAAGGCAAAAGGGAAGCGCTCCGATCCAATTCCCGGATCAGGTGGTATGAGCGACGCACTGAAGTGCGGCTATGGGAGTGGCGGAGAATCTCTTTCGACTTAAAACATCTAAAACCATGATGTTTCAGGAAGGAGCCCCGCGAACGGGTGCCATCCGGTCCTCACGGGTGGGAGTCCACTGCCGTGTGGTAGAAACAACAACGTAAAATCAAAGGAAGAAAATGACCGAAGCCAGATTGATTAAAGTGCTGTTGTGATTCGTGGCGAGCGGCCGCCCACAGCTGTTAAAAGATCAGCAATGTGTTGTGGGACCCCACGCCTTGATCCCTTGAAAATGACATAACTCCCTATTTATGTCAACTGCTGCTTATGCGTTTTCAGCGGAATTCGTCAGTTCTCCGCAGTCCCGGTTTCAGAGGCTGGCTCCGTGGTCTCGGCTTCAGGTGCCTGATCCGTGATCGCGTTCTCCAGAATCCTGATGACCTGATCCTCCTTGAGGATTTCGTTGAGCGAGCGGTTCCCGTTCTTCTGTTCGGCTCGCAGCCACAGATCTTTGGACTGCAGGGTGTCAAAGTCGGGAATCAGGTAGCGGGTCTTCCGCGACTGGCCACTGACCAGGCCGGTCATATTGCGGGTGAGACGACGTCGGCCGCGGATGAGCAGATTGCAGCGGAAGTCGATGACTTCTGCCGGACTGGTCTCGTTGGTGACGATCTGCTCAACCATCACGCCGCCATCCGGCAGTCGAGTCAACTGGATGTCCATGTGCACGTCGCCGGTGCCGACCTGATAGTCCCGATAGACGCGGAAGGGGAAGCTGAGACCAGATCCGCCAAGATCGAACTCGAAGGCGAGCATCTGTTCGCCAATCGCCGCCTGGGAGGGAAGTTTGATCGTGAGCGGAATCTCGATCTGTTCTTCGCGACCGGCGCCGACCGTTACCTTTTGCGGCTGGATGTCCCAGCCATAACTCGAAATGACTGACATCGTCCCCTGAACATTCCAGGGAAACGTGTTCGTCAGTTTCAGGGTATCTTCGTGTTCGGCCGAAGAGCTGGCAATCTGCCCCTTATCGAACGACGCGTTCATCCGCCAGCGGGCGAGTTCGAGAGAGCAGCCTGTCAGGATGGTCGGCACCGAGGTCACTTTGATCGTCTGCCTGCCGTGCTGCGGCGAACCGTGCATGCGGATCTGGTCGCCCCAGACATCGTTCCTGACAACGTCGTCGCCGAGATAGATTTCTTCTTCGACCGGCTCGTCATTCCAGACCACGATTGCCGCATC
The genomic region above belongs to Rubinisphaera margarita and contains:
- a CDS encoding ArsR/SmtB family transcription factor, with product MSENAEHLVLTPLPAMEKAAECLKTLAHPHRLRIIQMLLQGRFTVGELAEACEIPSHMASEHLRLMQRTGFLTSEKDGRKAYYEVVESHLENIMKCIEARFHESS
- a CDS encoding carboxypeptidase-like regulatory domain-containing protein, whose product is MSRMMISLCLLAAAGIATGCGASDPREYGSLSGMVTLQGKPAPAGTVMTMINPDTGAATSAQVRDDGTYTFPRAIVGSYNVGFVAQGSDAAPETDPDRLMDQIAAGQYKAPDSSAIIPEKFRSPDSSGQSVTVDKGENNMDFNL
- a CDS encoding DUF1559 domain-containing protein produces the protein MIPLNQSRRRSAFTLIELLVVIAIIAILVALLLPAVQQAREAARRSSCKNNLKQIGLALHNYHDTYSVLPMGNHSRNGWGISWMPALLPYVEQSALYDKFDFSLANSGYSGQCTNLGTDGQTLISVFLCPSSPLPQRVTATCANSMRASYVGISGAADDATISAIQAKVVGNNHNQCCNSGGSGPGFFDTGIKSTGGMLVGPAGGGSTGETSVATGGRARRFAEAVDGTSNIIVVGECSDFAFDSTGTPRSVDGSFPHGWMMGTHHDANRRREFNLTTIRYAPNNKTYPLPGVAENHGANNPLMSGHKGGVQVVLLDGHVAFISDNVDLVTLKRLALRDDRQPVGEY
- a CDS encoding carboxypeptidase-like regulatory domain-containing protein, translating into MRYSVFSLCLATLLFTAGCGDSRPSTVPVTGLVTLDGTPVADASVTFYPDSGRPATGRTDAEGIYTLTTFETGDGAVPGEHRVSISKQTIPESNSTEDLEAIKSEIPAVYNNAETSGLKAEVVAGQDAPIDFNLAE
- a CDS encoding DUF1559 family PulG-like putative transporter produces the protein MRHGPALPRRSAFTLIELLVVIAIIAILVALLLPAVQQAREAARRSSCKNNLKQLGLALHNYHDTHSMFPINWTVNHNFNEGTQEGFSWMAYVLPFMEQGPLYDTINFDVDLADAGNNAAAQTAIATYLCPSDPLKQNGLLPNRANAPSAGTSYGVNNYKAVAGSNWNWGDHTGVVCVTCRRNPNQPNGLDGPNGLIGRRTGYHSASPVTLMKDVTDGTSNTLAIGEALPGGSNHTWWWNPNATTATAGVPLNYYYPPNKYGIGDWPRNYSFASEHKGGAQFTLVDGSVRFVGENIDNDLYRSLATISGGESIGEF